A stretch of the Tachysurus vachellii isolate PV-2020 chromosome 26, HZAU_Pvac_v1, whole genome shotgun sequence genome encodes the following:
- the rpl36a gene encoding large ribosomal subunit protein eL42 translates to MVNVPKTRRTYCKKCKKHQPHKVTQYKKGKDSLYAQGKRRYDRKQSGYGGQTKPIFRKKAKTTKKIVLRLECVEPNCRSKRMLAIKRCKHFELGGDKKRKGQVIQF, encoded by the exons ATG GTGAACGTGCCGAAGACCCGCAGGACTTACTGCAAGAAGTGCAAGAAACACCAACCTCATAAAGTCACCCAGTACAAGAAGGGCAAGGACTCTCTGTATGCCCAGG GTAAAAGGCGTTACGACAGAAAGCAGAGCGGTTACGGAGGACAGACGAAGCCTATTTTCAGGAAGAAG GCTAAAACCACAAAGAAGATTGTGCTGAGGCTGGAGTGCGTGGAGCCCAACTGTCGCTCTAAGAGGATGCTGGCCATTAAGAGGTGCAAACACTTTGAGCTGGGAGGAGACAAGAAGAGAAAG ggCCAAGTCATCCAGTTCTAA